The genomic region GCGCGTCACGAATGACAATGCGCTTGCCATTCCCGCTTCTTCTGGTCCAGGGCGCCTTGCGCGCGCCTATATTCCGCAAGTAAGCGCCTGTTACGGAGTCGGCTTGTTCGGTCAACTCGAGGAGTGTTCCCTCCCCTACAACACGGCCCCCGCCGCTTCCTGCCCCCGGACCCATGTCAATCACATGGTCGGCCGCGCGCATCATCTCGATATCGTGCTCAATGACGAGCACGGTATTGCCCAAATCGCGCAGCTGCTTCAAGATGCGGATCAACCCCTGCGTATCCCGCGGGTGAAGACCGGATGACGGCTCATCCAGAATATAGAGCACGCCCGTCAGTCCCGAACCGAGCACCGAGGCCAGCCGCAGCCGCTGTGCTTCCCCGCCTGACAGCGATACAGACTGGCGGTTCAAAGTCAGGTACCCGAGTCCGACATCCACAATGCGCTCCAGACGCAAAGCCATATCGTGCAGCAGCGTGTCCGTCTGTTCCCTGTGTTCATCCGGCAGCTTGTCCCGCAATTGCCCGAGCCACCGGGATGCCCGCTGCAGGGACCAGCTCGAAATCTCCGGGAAGGAAACTCCTTGCACGGTGATGCTGCGAACCTCCTCCTTCAGCCTCGCACCTCGACAAGCTTCGCACGCCTGTTCATGGAATAACGCCGCTTCTCCGCTGTCTCCCGCTTTTTCCTTGTAGCGCCTCCAGATGCCCGTGACGACTCCTTCAAATTTGCCGCCGTTAACGGTCTTGGGCGGCTTGCAATCCGGAAAGTGGCGGGAGAAGGCATCGCTCTCCACTCCGTAATACAGCAGATCGCGAACGGGTTCATCATAATCTTTAAGCGCAACGACAGGGTCGAAGTCCAGCCCGTAATATTCAGCTGCTGCATTCAGCACCATTGTCTGGTATTGGATGAGTGCGCCAATCCATACCCGGACGCCTCCATCCTGCAAGCTGCGCGTCTGATCAAACACCGCATCCAGATCGAGACTTAGCGTATGCCCCAGTCCTCCGCAAGCTTCACAAGCGCCCTCTGGCGTATTGTAGGAAAAATGGCGGCGCGTGTAGCGCCGGAGCGTTCCCGCACAGTGCGGGCAATGCAGGGCAGGCACATCTGTATGTGCATCCAGCTCCTCATCGTCGGCCATGCCCGCATCCAGAAGCGGGCCCGGAACGAACCGTTGCCCGCAATGCTGGCACGCTCTCTCTCCAAGCTTCTCGTAAACAATCCGCAAATACGGATGAATGTCCGTCACGGTGCCGACAGTGGACCTGGGATTGCGATTCGTGACGTGTTGGCCGACGCTGATC from Xylanibacillus composti harbors:
- the uvrA gene encoding excinuclease ABC subunit UvrA, whose amino-acid sequence is MVEAERKLQDDEGNRRSAGNDVIEIRGARENNLQNVTLRIPKHQLVVLTGPSGSGKSTLALDTLQRECQRQYMESMGMAAESYAKPKVDAIIGLSPSISVGQHVTNRNPRSTVGTVTDIHPYLRIVYEKLGERACQHCGQRFVPGPLLDAGMADDEELDAHTDVPALHCPHCAGTLRRYTRRHFSYNTPEGACEACGGLGHTLSLDLDAVFDQTRSLQDGGVRVWIGALIQYQTMVLNAAAEYYGLDFDPVVALKDYDEPVRDLLYYGVESDAFSRHFPDCKPPKTVNGGKFEGVVTGIWRRYKEKAGDSGEAALFHEQACEACRGARLKEEVRSITVQGVSFPEISSWSLQRASRWLGQLRDKLPDEHREQTDTLLHDMALRLERIVDVGLGYLTLNRQSVSLSGGEAQRLRLASVLGSGLTGVLYILDEPSSGLHPRDTQGLIRILKQLRDLGNTVLVIEHDIEMMRAADHVIDMGPGAGSGGGRVVGEGTLLELTEQADSVTGAYLRNIGARKAPWTRRSGNGKRIVIRDAHARNLKHVHVSLPLGCLTAVTGVSGSGKSTLLFDLVGAGDKEAKARAGCGSIEGLDAVDGIVNIDQSPIGRMSRSNVATYTDVFTAMRNLYASLPEAKKNGLTAKHFSFNTAGGRCEHCQGLGTVPLDLFFLSGMEVRCPVCRGKRFKEDVLRVTYQGLSISDMLNLTVEESLGLFAGHSKIERSIRLLHEVGLGYLQWGQAITTLSGGEGQRLRLAKELNVKAKQHLLYLLDEPTTGLHPQDTAQLVRLLHRLVDAGHTVIVVEHNMELIRECDWIIDMGPEGGDAGGEVIAEGTPEQVALADGSHTATFLRKVL